CGGGATTGCGAACCGGAAAATCATCCCAGTGCTCGACATCATGGGCGAAGGGCCACTTCGATTTGTCGTCGACAAAGGGGACCATAAATTCCATCAGCTTCTTCAGGCCACGACCATCTGGCGTAGAGAAAGCCCACAGATTTTCCTGCGGGACAGTGAGGCTCTGGGCGACTCCGCAGAGCACATCCATATCGAAGAGCGAGTAACTGTAGGGTTTGGTTCGAGCTAATTCGAGGGGAAGTCTTCCGTCCGGTGCGATCTGCTCCGGGACCAATACGGTGCGGAAGCGGTCGCGGCACCACTGCATCGCTTCGTTGTTCTCAGTAAAGCGGGCGAACTCACCGGCCTGAAGGACCCAGCAGGTGCCGTGATTATTTTTTGCGTCGCGCTCTTCCTGCCCGTTCTTCGAGGTGCGCATCCATTCCAGATATTCAGCAAACCAACGTTGAATCTCATTGCCGGAGTTCAGGACACTGGCTCGATTTAAGAGGGTTGCCGCGCGTGCGACTTCGACAAGATGCAGAGTGTCGATGATGCCGGTGCCGCGGCCTTTGCTAACGCCGAAGATGGCTTGGGCGTATTGAAGGTTCGGATTCATTTTTGTGGCTGGATCGACAAACCACGCCCGCAGATGTTGGCCAGCATGGTCTGCATACTTTTTCTGGTGCGTCAAAACCCATGCGGCGGTTAGGGCGGGGACGATGAGGCTGAGCCGAATCATGGCCTCACGGTGACCGTTGAAGTTGGCAGGGTTGGATTCGCCATCGCGACGAATATAGGGTCCGCCTGGATTTTTGGGATCAGGCCACCAGTAGTCGCCTTCGGAGAAGAAGTCGTGCGGTCCACCCGGGCTGCGATCGGAGTGCGATGCCGTCACCGTTACGGGCTTCTCTGCAAGGTACCGGTTCGCAGCAGAGAGAATACGTTCGCGGTCAGTGGATGCTACGAGGGAATAAGCTCCTTGGACGGGTGCGGCGGATAAGCGCTGCCCTGCGACGTCGGCGGCAACTCCGCCAGCCAGCATGCAAAACTCTCTTCTGGAGAACGATTTCATGTTGCCGGTTCCTGTTTTATGAAAGATGTTTTTTATATGTAAATGATCTGCTTGTCCCGACGCCCCATCATAACGGCTTTTGTTGCGTCGACAAAGATTAACTGCAGAAAAGCGATTTTCTCCACTTCACAGGACGATGGCACTGTTTTGCTTCGGTCGAAATGGCAGGTGAGAGATACAAGAATTCTTTGTAAGTGCAGATTCATCAATGATTCATAGGGCTTTTCTTGACTCACTGAATGGCCATTCAGTATTCTTCCTCCGCGTTGAAATACTTTGGATGGGGGGAGAGAAAACTGCATGGCGAAAGATTCCGCTCCGGTCCGAATGATCCGCAAGGTTGCAGTGCTTGGGGCCGGCACGATGGGGTCGCGAATCGCAGCACATGTGGCAAATGCAGGAATTCCTGTCGTGCTGCTCGATATGGTTCCTTCTGGAACCGGTCGCGATGCCCCGAAGTCCGAGCGAAGCAAGTTTGCGCTGACTGCTCTGGAACTTCTTAAGAAATCGAAGCCCGCCGCTCTTTATACGGTTGACTCTGTGCGACTGATTACGCCGGGTAACTTTGATGACGATCTTGGGCTGATTGCGAGCTGTGACTGGATTGTCGAGGCAGTTGCTGAAGACCTTGAGATTAAGCAGGGGCTTTATAAAAAAGTGTTCCAGCATCGAAGCCCGGATGCTGTTCTGACGACCAATACGAGCGGGATCCCGATCGCGAGTCTTGCAGAAGCTCTGCCTGTTGAGGTGAAACCATTTTTCTTTGGGACGCACTTCTTCAATCCGCCGCGCTATATGCGACTCCTGGAAGTGATTCCATTGGCTGAGACCGATCATGATGCTGTCGCGGCCATCACGCACTTCTGCGATCAGCGTTTGGGCAAGTCGATTGTGACCTCACGCGATACACCGAACTTTATCGCCAACCGCATCGGAACCTTTTCGATGGCCAATGCGATCCGGTTGATGCAACAGCAGGATCTGAGCATTGAACAGATCGATGCCCTGACAGGCGCACCTTTGGGTTGGCCCAAGACAGGGACGTTTCGTCTGGGGGATATGGTCGGAATTGATGTTCTGGCGCATGTGGCGAAAAACTTTGAGGCAAAGGCCGCACGCATCGGCGATGAGCGAGCCGATGTAAAACTGCCTGACTTTATTGCAACCATGCTGGAGAAGAAGTGGCTTGGCGATAAGGTAGGCCAGGGTTTCTACAAGAAACAAGGCAAGGATGCTGAAGGGCGAGACGTTCGTCTGGTGTTGGATTGGAAGACGCTTGAATATTCTCCAACAGAGAGGCCAAAATTTGCTTCGCTGGAAATGGCGAAGAACATTGAATCGACCTCGGCGCGTGTTGCTCAGCTTCTGAAGGGTGATCCAGCCAGCGACAAGGCCGCCCAGTTTTACTGGGCATTATTGACGGAGCTCTTTACCTATGCGGCGAACCGCGTCTCTGCCGATGGCAGCGAGCCTGCCGCGAATATCGTCGAGATCGATACGGCCATGCGCACCGGATTCAACTGGGAGTTGGGGCCATTTGAGATGTTTGACGCTGTTGGCGTTTTAGCGACGACGGAGAAGATGCGTGCAGCAGGCACTCCGGTTGCGGAGAATGTCGAGAGGCTGCTGAAGTGGACTGAGAAGAATAACGAACCGAATCCCACCTGGTATAAGGACGATGCCAGCGTACCGAGTGGGCGGCTCTACTTCGACCCCTTCAGCGAAAGCTACAAACCCGTGCCCGCAGTCTCGGGAACGGCGTCTCTTGCGACGATCCAAAAAGCTCGCGGGGTGATTAGGAAGAATGCCGGAGCATCACTCATCGACCTGGGAGATGGAATTGCGGCCATAGAGTTGCACTCGAAGATGAATGCGCTTGGTGGCGATATCGTATCGTTCGTTACGCAGACATTGAAGGCTTCGGGTGAGCATGTGGCGAACTTCGAGGGCTTTGTTATCACTGGCGATTCGGCGAACTTCTCTGTCGGCGCTAACCTGATGCAGCTTCTGCTGACCATTCAGGATGAGGAGTGGGACGAGGTTGATCTTGCGGTGCGGGCCTTTCAGGGAATGACGCAGGCGATTAAATTTTGCCCCAGGCCTGTTGTCGTTGCTCCTTATGGGATGTGCCTTGGTGGTGGGGTGGAGATGAGTTTGCACGCGGCAGCGCGGCAGGCACATGCTGAACTTTACATGGGACTGGTGGAGACGGGTGTGGGGCTGATTCCCGGTGGTGGCGGCTGCAAAGAGATGCTCCTGCGCTCCATCGAGGCAGGTTCGAGTATTCGGCCAGATGCCCGTGGCGAGTCGGTGGAGATCTTTGAAGCGATCAAGAAGAACTTCGAGACGATTGCGAAGGCGACGGTATCGACCTCGGCAGCCGAAGCGTATGGCTTGAACTTTTTACGACATAGCGATGACGTTACCGTGAATCGTGATCGGCTGGTGGTGGATGGAAAGCTGCGAGCGCGGGCGTTGGCAGATGCTGGTTATGTGCCTCCGGTGCCGCGTGCTGACATTCCTGCTCCGGGAGAGTCCATCTTAGCGACGCTGAAGCTGGCGGTATGGACGATGCGCGAAGGAGAGTATATCTCGGATCATGATGTGAAGGTTGCAAATCATGTAGCGAAGGTGTTGACCGGGGGGGCAGTGGTGCCGGGAACGCTGGTAAGTGAACAGTATCTGGTTGATCTGGAGCGTGAGGCCTTCCTCTCTCTCTGCGGCGAAAAGAAGACGCAGGACCGAATCGCCTTTACGTTGAAGACGGGAAAGCCGCTGAGGAACTAGGAGCTCTGTATGAGGGAAGTCATCATTGCGTCGACGGTTCGTACAGCGGTTGGAAAGGCCCCACGGGGTATGTTGCGTACGACGCGCCCTGATGACCTCGCAGCCTTCGCGATTAATGGCGCGCTGGAGAGATTGCCTCAGTTGGATCGTTCAGAGATCGAAGACGTAATTCTCGGCTGTGCGATGCCTGAAGCGGAGCAGGGAATGAATGTTGCGCGTGTGGCGAGCTTCCGTGCAGGACTGCCGGTGACAGCGTCGGCCATGACGATCAATCGGTACTGTGCTTCGGGGTTGCAGTCGATTGCGTTGGCTGCCGATCGGATTCGTGGTGGATCGGCGGATGTAATCATTGCTGGAGGCACAGAGAGCATGTCGTATGTGCCCTTCGGCGGAAATAAAATCTCGGTGAATCCGTGGCTCGTGGAGAACTACCCCGGCAGCTATATGTCGATGGGGTTGACAGCGGAGCGAGTCGCAAAACACTACGGCATCGGGCGAGAGGCGATGGACGAGTTTTCCTTCCAGAGTCATCAGAAGGCTTTGGCTGCGATTCAATCGGGAAGATTCGAAGACGAGATTGTTCCGATCAAAGTGGTGAATACTGCACTGGACGAAAAGGGTAAAGCGAAGACAACCGAAGCGATTTTCAAGACGGATGAAGGTCCACGGGTTGATACCTCGCTTGAGGCTCTTGCAAAGTTGAAGCCGGTCTTTCATGCCAAGGGAACGGTCACGGCAGGGAATTCTTCGCAGACTTCGGATGGCGCGGCGGCCGCGGTGGTGATGTCGTCTGAGCGGGCGAAGGCTCTGGGGATCAAGCCGATGGCAAGGTTCGTCGCATTTGCTTATGCGGGTTGCGATCCGGAGGAGATGGGGATTGGTCCGGTTCACGCGATCCCCAAAGTACTCAAGATGGCGGCGCTTACGCTGGATCAGATTGACGTGATTGAGCTGAACGAGGCTTTTGCGGCACAGTCGCTGGCGGTGGTGAAGGTGTTGGGCATCGATCCCGCGAAGCTCAACGTTAACGGTGGAGCGATTGCGCTGGGGCATCCATTGGGATGTACCGGAGCCAAGCTGACAGCGACACTGCTGCGCGAGATGTCGCGACGTAATGCGAAGTATGGCATGGTGACGATGTGTGTTGGCGGAGGCATGGGCGCGGCGGGAATATTCGAACTGGTGAATTAGCAAGGCGAGGTGATCGATGGTTACATTGACGGCTGCACCCACGGACAATAAGAAGGTCCTCTCCGGTGGCAGTTTCCTTATCTCCAATCCTGCACCCGCTGATTGTTTTTTCCCGGAGGACTTTACCGAGGA
This portion of the Edaphobacter sp. 4G125 genome encodes:
- a CDS encoding alginate lyase family protein; this translates as MKSFSRREFCMLAGGVAADVAGQRLSAAPVQGAYSLVASTDRERILSAANRYLAEKPVTVTASHSDRSPGGPHDFFSEGDYWWPDPKNPGGPYIRRDGESNPANFNGHREAMIRLSLIVPALTAAWVLTHQKKYADHAGQHLRAWFVDPATKMNPNLQYAQAIFGVSKGRGTGIIDTLHLVEVARAATLLNRASVLNSGNEIQRWFAEYLEWMRTSKNGQEERDAKNNHGTCWVLQAGEFARFTENNEAMQWCRDRFRTVLVPEQIAPDGRLPLELARTKPYSYSLFDMDVLCGVAQSLTVPQENLWAFSTPDGRGLKKLMEFMVPFVDDKSKWPFAHDVEHWDDFPVRNPALLFAGLAYDKPEYITVWKKLNPDPTVPEVIRNFPIRQPLLWIS
- a CDS encoding 3-hydroxyacyl-CoA dehydrogenase/enoyl-CoA hydratase family protein; this translates as MAKDSAPVRMIRKVAVLGAGTMGSRIAAHVANAGIPVVLLDMVPSGTGRDAPKSERSKFALTALELLKKSKPAALYTVDSVRLITPGNFDDDLGLIASCDWIVEAVAEDLEIKQGLYKKVFQHRSPDAVLTTNTSGIPIASLAEALPVEVKPFFFGTHFFNPPRYMRLLEVIPLAETDHDAVAAITHFCDQRLGKSIVTSRDTPNFIANRIGTFSMANAIRLMQQQDLSIEQIDALTGAPLGWPKTGTFRLGDMVGIDVLAHVAKNFEAKAARIGDERADVKLPDFIATMLEKKWLGDKVGQGFYKKQGKDAEGRDVRLVLDWKTLEYSPTERPKFASLEMAKNIESTSARVAQLLKGDPASDKAAQFYWALLTELFTYAANRVSADGSEPAANIVEIDTAMRTGFNWELGPFEMFDAVGVLATTEKMRAAGTPVAENVERLLKWTEKNNEPNPTWYKDDASVPSGRLYFDPFSESYKPVPAVSGTASLATIQKARGVIRKNAGASLIDLGDGIAAIELHSKMNALGGDIVSFVTQTLKASGEHVANFEGFVITGDSANFSVGANLMQLLLTIQDEEWDEVDLAVRAFQGMTQAIKFCPRPVVVAPYGMCLGGGVEMSLHAAARQAHAELYMGLVETGVGLIPGGGGCKEMLLRSIEAGSSIRPDARGESVEIFEAIKKNFETIAKATVSTSAAEAYGLNFLRHSDDVTVNRDRLVVDGKLRARALADAGYVPPVPRADIPAPGESILATLKLAVWTMREGEYISDHDVKVANHVAKVLTGGAVVPGTLVSEQYLVDLEREAFLSLCGEKKTQDRIAFTLKTGKPLRN
- a CDS encoding acetyl-CoA C-acyltransferase — its product is MREVIIASTVRTAVGKAPRGMLRTTRPDDLAAFAINGALERLPQLDRSEIEDVILGCAMPEAEQGMNVARVASFRAGLPVTASAMTINRYCASGLQSIALAADRIRGGSADVIIAGGTESMSYVPFGGNKISVNPWLVENYPGSYMSMGLTAERVAKHYGIGREAMDEFSFQSHQKALAAIQSGRFEDEIVPIKVVNTALDEKGKAKTTEAIFKTDEGPRVDTSLEALAKLKPVFHAKGTVTAGNSSQTSDGAAAAVVMSSERAKALGIKPMARFVAFAYAGCDPEEMGIGPVHAIPKVLKMAALTLDQIDVIELNEAFAAQSLAVVKVLGIDPAKLNVNGGAIALGHPLGCTGAKLTATLLREMSRRNAKYGMVTMCVGGGMGAAGIFELVN